A genome region from Variovorax paradoxus includes the following:
- a CDS encoding MBL fold metallo-hydrolase — MSQAKKFASQADMEEKKVTFSQISEHAWAYTAEGDPNTGIIIGDDCVLVADTQATPAMAADVVRRIREVTDKPIKYVVLTHYHAVRVLGAAGYGAEHILASQDTRDLIVERGEEDKASEIGRFPRLFQNVETVPPGLTWPTLTFTGKMTLWLGKLEVQLIQLGRGHTKGDTVVWLPQERTLLSGDLVEFGATPYAGDAYFKDWPQTLDNIAALKPAALVPGRGAALTTPEAVAEGLTGTRNFISDVYASVQEGVKAGRDLNAVYKETYEKLKPKYSQWVIFDHCMPFDVSRAYDEASGHADPRVWTAQRDIDMWKALEG; from the coding sequence ATGAGCCAAGCCAAGAAATTCGCCAGCCAGGCCGACATGGAAGAAAAGAAGGTCACCTTCAGCCAGATCTCGGAGCACGCCTGGGCCTACACCGCCGAAGGCGACCCGAACACCGGCATCATCATCGGCGACGACTGCGTGCTGGTGGCCGACACCCAGGCCACGCCCGCGATGGCGGCCGACGTGGTGCGCCGCATCCGCGAAGTGACCGACAAGCCCATCAAGTATGTGGTGCTCACCCATTACCACGCGGTACGCGTGCTGGGCGCAGCGGGCTACGGCGCCGAGCACATCCTGGCCAGCCAGGACACGCGCGACCTGATCGTCGAGCGCGGCGAGGAAGACAAGGCCAGCGAGATCGGCCGCTTCCCGCGCCTGTTCCAGAACGTCGAGACCGTGCCCCCGGGCCTGACCTGGCCCACCCTGACCTTCACCGGCAAGATGACCCTGTGGCTCGGCAAGCTCGAGGTGCAGCTCATCCAGCTGGGCCGCGGCCACACCAAGGGCGACACCGTGGTCTGGCTGCCGCAGGAACGCACGCTGCTGTCGGGCGACCTGGTCGAGTTCGGCGCCACGCCGTATGCCGGCGACGCCTACTTCAAGGACTGGCCGCAGACGCTGGACAACATCGCCGCGCTCAAGCCCGCCGCGCTGGTGCCGGGCCGCGGCGCCGCGCTGACCACGCCCGAAGCCGTGGCCGAGGGCCTGACGGGCACGCGCAACTTCATCTCCGACGTGTACGCCAGCGTGCAGGAAGGCGTCAAGGCCGGACGCGACCTGAACGCGGTCTACAAGGAGACCTACGAGAAGCTCAAGCCCAAGTACAGCCAGTGGGTGATCTTCGACCACTGCATGCCCTTCGACGTGAGCCGCGCCTACGACGAGGCCTCGGGCCATGCGGACCCGCGCGTGTGGACGGCGCAGCGCGACATCGACATGTGGAAGGCCCTGGAAGGCTGA
- a CDS encoding ABC-type transport auxiliary lipoprotein family protein, whose protein sequence is MNATLRSLTTPLALGLVLLAAGCGALPDKPQRATLYDFGPGVPAASATGASVSAAAQATLPTLALAEFEANARLDGTQILYRLGYADANELRPYGQSRWSLPPAQLLRQRLRDTLSERRMVLGPEESATIARSKGDVPDMLRISLDEFSHYFESPGASTGLVRLRATLIRGTAGGDRVLGQRLFTVRRPAASADAPGGVKALIASSDAAVAEVVQWVDQLQQQQPRQ, encoded by the coding sequence ATGAACGCCACCCTCCGATCCCTGACCACCCCGCTGGCCCTCGGCCTCGTGCTGCTGGCCGCCGGCTGCGGCGCGCTGCCCGACAAGCCCCAGCGCGCCACGCTCTACGACTTCGGCCCCGGCGTGCCCGCCGCCTCCGCCACCGGCGCCAGCGTGTCCGCCGCCGCGCAGGCCACGCTGCCCACGCTGGCGCTGGCCGAGTTCGAAGCCAACGCGCGGCTCGACGGCACGCAGATCCTGTACCGCCTCGGCTATGCCGATGCGAACGAGCTGCGCCCTTACGGCCAGTCGCGATGGAGCCTGCCGCCCGCGCAGCTGCTGCGCCAGCGGCTGCGCGACACCCTCTCCGAGCGCCGCATGGTGCTCGGCCCGGAAGAAAGCGCGACCATCGCGCGCAGCAAGGGCGACGTGCCCGACATGCTGCGCATCTCGCTCGACGAGTTCAGCCACTATTTCGAATCGCCCGGCGCCAGCACGGGCCTGGTGCGGCTGCGCGCCACGCTGATCCGCGGCACCGCCGGCGGCGACCGCGTGCTCGGCCAGCGGCTGTTCACCGTGCGCCGCCCCGCCGCCAGCGCCGACGCGCCAGGCGGCGTGAAGGCGCTCATCGCCTCGAGCGACGCCGCCGTGGCCGAGGTGGTGCAGTGGGTCGACCAGTTGCAGCAGCAGCAACCGCGGCAGTAA
- a CDS encoding SIR2 family NAD-dependent protein deacylase — MTPAVPDLHDPSASLQRAADLLRNARRIVVFSGAGLSRASGIPTYRDADGLWKSQNALQFSHAEDIERDPSGFTRFWAQRLSVIESAQPNPGHAALAQLQRLRPATRLVTQNVDGLLTLAGGQDVLELHGSLRRWRCDRCGNRSGPWPFHRCLRCGSHARPDVVMFGEMLNPGVLLDAQVAAQECDLFLVVGSTAIVYPAAELPQAALSHGARLVTLNLEPLPHLDDAASAVLRGASEDLLPKLLAGLG, encoded by the coding sequence ATGACGCCTGCCGTCCCCGACCTTCACGATCCTTCCGCTTCTCTCCAGCGCGCCGCCGACCTGCTGCGCAACGCGCGGCGCATCGTCGTCTTCTCGGGCGCCGGCCTCTCGCGCGCCTCGGGCATCCCGACCTACCGCGATGCCGACGGGCTCTGGAAAAGCCAGAACGCGCTGCAGTTCTCGCACGCCGAGGACATCGAGCGGGACCCGTCCGGCTTCACGCGCTTCTGGGCGCAGCGCCTGTCGGTGATCGAATCGGCGCAGCCCAATCCGGGCCATGCCGCGCTGGCGCAGCTGCAGCGGCTGCGCCCGGCGACCCGGCTGGTCACCCAGAACGTGGACGGCCTGCTGACGCTGGCCGGCGGGCAGGACGTGCTCGAGCTGCATGGCTCGCTGCGCCGCTGGCGCTGCGACCGCTGCGGCAACCGCAGCGGCCCGTGGCCCTTTCACCGCTGCCTGCGCTGCGGCTCGCATGCGCGGCCCGACGTGGTGATGTTCGGCGAGATGCTCAACCCCGGCGTGCTGCTCGACGCGCAGGTCGCGGCGCAGGAGTGCGATCTTTTCCTGGTGGTCGGCAGCACGGCCATCGTCTACCCGGCGGCCGAGCTGCCGCAGGCCGCTCTGTCGCACGGCGCGCGGCTCGTCACGTTGAACCTGGAGCCGCTGCCGCACCTGGACGATGCGGCTTCGGCGGTGCTGCGCGGGGCTTCGGAAGACCTGCTGCCGAAACTGCTGGCGGGCCTGGGCTGA
- a CDS encoding CoA-acylating methylmalonate-semialdehyde dehydrogenase translates to MTTSIDHYIAGKPAANTSGRTQDVTNPATGAVTGKVGLADAAQVDAAVAAAQAAFPAWADTPPIRRARVMFKFLQLLNEHKDELAHLITAEHGKVFTDAQGEVSRGIDIVEFACGIPQLLKGDFTDQVSTGIDNWTLRQPLGVVAGITPFNFPVMVPMWMFPVAIAAGNTFVLKPSPTDPSASLRMAELLKEAGLPDGVFNVVQGDKAAVDALLEHPDVKAISFVGSTPIANYIYETGARHGKRVQALGGAKNHMVVLPDADIDQTVDALIGAGYGSAGERCMAISVAVLVGDVADRIIPKLIERTKSLQVLNGTNLAAEMGPIVTRAAHERITGYIDLGEKEGAKLLVDGRGFDGNKAGEGCGDGFWMGGTLFDHVTPEMRIYKEEIFGPVLSCVRVANFKDAVDLVNAHEFGNGVSCFTRDGNVAREFSRRIQVGMVGINVPIPVPMAWHGFGGWKRSLFGDMHAYGEEGVRFYTKQKSVMQRWPESIGKGAEFVMPTAK, encoded by the coding sequence ATGACCACCTCCATCGACCACTACATCGCCGGCAAGCCCGCCGCCAACACCTCCGGCCGCACGCAGGACGTGACCAACCCCGCCACCGGCGCCGTCACCGGCAAGGTCGGCCTGGCCGACGCCGCGCAGGTCGATGCCGCCGTGGCCGCCGCGCAGGCTGCCTTCCCGGCATGGGCCGACACCCCGCCGATCCGCCGCGCGCGCGTCATGTTCAAGTTCCTGCAGCTGCTCAACGAGCACAAGGACGAGCTGGCCCACCTCATCACCGCCGAGCACGGCAAGGTCTTCACCGACGCGCAGGGCGAAGTCAGCCGCGGCATCGACATCGTCGAGTTCGCCTGCGGCATCCCGCAACTGCTCAAGGGCGACTTCACCGACCAGGTCAGCACCGGCATCGACAACTGGACGCTGCGCCAGCCCCTGGGCGTGGTCGCCGGCATCACGCCGTTCAATTTCCCGGTGATGGTGCCGATGTGGATGTTCCCGGTGGCCATCGCCGCGGGCAACACCTTCGTGCTCAAGCCCAGCCCGACCGACCCGAGCGCTTCGCTGCGCATGGCCGAGCTGCTGAAGGAAGCCGGCCTGCCCGACGGCGTGTTCAACGTGGTGCAGGGCGACAAGGCGGCGGTCGACGCACTGCTCGAGCACCCCGACGTCAAGGCCATCAGCTTCGTGGGCTCCACGCCCATCGCCAACTACATCTACGAAACCGGCGCCCGTCACGGCAAGCGCGTGCAGGCCCTGGGCGGCGCGAAGAACCACATGGTGGTGCTGCCCGACGCCGACATCGACCAGACGGTCGACGCGCTGATCGGCGCGGGCTACGGCTCGGCCGGCGAACGCTGCATGGCCATCTCGGTGGCGGTGCTGGTGGGCGACGTGGCCGACAGGATCATTCCCAAGCTCATCGAGCGCACGAAGTCGCTGCAGGTGCTCAACGGCACCAACCTCGCGGCCGAGATGGGCCCGATCGTCACGCGCGCCGCGCACGAGCGCATCACCGGGTACATCGACCTGGGCGAGAAGGAAGGCGCCAAGCTGCTGGTGGACGGCCGCGGCTTCGACGGCAACAAGGCAGGCGAAGGCTGCGGCGACGGCTTCTGGATGGGCGGCACGCTGTTCGACCACGTCACGCCCGAGATGCGCATCTACAAGGAAGAGATCTTCGGCCCGGTGCTGAGCTGCGTGCGCGTGGCCAACTTCAAGGACGCCGTCGACCTGGTCAACGCGCATGAATTCGGCAACGGCGTGAGCTGCTTCACCCGCGACGGCAACGTGGCGCGCGAATTCAGCCGCCGCATCCAGGTGGGCATGGTCGGCATCAACGTGCCGATCCCGGTGCCCATGGCCTGGCACGGTTTCGGCGGCTGGAAGCGTTCGCTCTTCGGCGACATGCATGCCTACGGCGAAGAGGGCGTGCGCTTCTATACCAAGCAGAAGTCGGTCATGCAGCGCTGGCCCGAGAGCATCGGCAAGGGCGCCGAGTTCGTGATGCCCACCGCCAAGTAA
- a CDS encoding LysR family transcriptional regulator — MKPQNIEALWTHLHWLTVLAQQGSFTAAALRLGVSKAAMSQRIAELERAAGAPLVQRTTRSVRLTEAGQRLVDDMRAPFEQIAHSFAGVRDLAGVPRGLVRVTAPVAFARQQLVPRLADFLRAQPEVRIELDLSDRLSSLAMEGFDLAIRHTAAPPDTHVAWTLCDTGSLLVASRAYLRRRGTPREPQALAGHDCLHYPRAQDTPTWHFEPRAPVKGKAAAPRITVPVSGPLVANNSEALRDAALGGLGIALVPDFTAQSALQSGKLQQVLPQWRSVGAFGERLYAIRPYATHVPQAVTAFVGWLRSALAAGFAA; from the coding sequence ATGAAACCCCAAAATATCGAAGCGCTCTGGACGCACCTGCATTGGCTCACGGTGCTGGCGCAGCAGGGCAGCTTCACGGCCGCGGCGCTGCGCCTGGGCGTGAGCAAGGCGGCCATGAGCCAGCGCATCGCCGAACTCGAACGCGCCGCCGGCGCGCCTTTGGTGCAGCGCACCACACGCAGCGTGCGGCTCACGGAGGCCGGCCAGCGGCTGGTGGACGACATGCGCGCGCCGTTCGAGCAGATCGCCCACAGCTTCGCCGGCGTGCGCGACCTGGCGGGCGTGCCGCGCGGGCTGGTGCGGGTGACGGCGCCGGTGGCCTTCGCGCGCCAGCAGCTGGTGCCGCGGCTGGCCGACTTCCTGCGCGCGCAGCCCGAGGTGCGCATCGAGCTCGACCTGTCGGACCGGCTCAGCTCGCTCGCCATGGAGGGCTTCGACCTGGCCATCCGCCACACCGCCGCACCGCCCGACACGCACGTGGCCTGGACCCTGTGCGACACCGGCTCGTTGCTGGTGGCCAGCCGCGCGTACCTGCGCCGCCGCGGAACGCCGCGCGAGCCCCAGGCGCTGGCCGGCCACGACTGCCTGCACTACCCGCGCGCGCAGGACACGCCGACCTGGCACTTCGAGCCCCGCGCCCCGGTGAAGGGCAAGGCGGCGGCGCCGCGCATCACGGTGCCGGTGTCGGGCCCGCTGGTCGCCAACAACAGCGAGGCGCTGCGCGACGCCGCCCTGGGCGGGCTGGGCATCGCGCTGGTGCCCGACTTCACCGCCCAGTCGGCACTGCAGTCCGGCAAGCTGCAGCAGGTGCTGCCGCAGTGGCGCTCGGTGGGCGCGTTCGGCGAACGGCTCTATGCCATCCGGCCCTATGCGACGCACGTGCCGCAGGCGGTGACGGCCTTCGTCGGCTGGCTGCGCTCGGCGCTGGCGGCGGGCTTCGCGGCATGA
- a CDS encoding MlaE family ABC transporter permease, with the protein MSPASSPADAPAADSAWPSVGQREEDGRQWTVASGCWTTLAMSSKPAWQALTRGLKDVPPDDDRAWDLRPIGQLDHIGAQLLWEHWRHRWPETLEMSPQHKAVLDQVAQYTVATPAEPAPSLNERIRAFAHHGPRAMFVLRDLTGLIGQLALDIGTLIRAPHRGPWRDFSGHLYQFGATALHITALVGLLIGVVLAYLISQQLRQYGAETFVVNILGLSLVRELGPVLAAVLIAGRSGSAITAQIGVMRVTEELDAMRVMGIPHGFRLVMPRVLALAIAMPLISLWTSMAALAGGMLAADAALDISPAYFLSALPRAVPISNLWLAMAKSAVFGVLIALIGCYFGMKVKPNTESLGRGTTSSVVTSITAVILVDALFAVLFKGIGFRA; encoded by the coding sequence ATGTCCCCTGCCTCATCGCCTGCCGACGCTCCAGCCGCCGACAGCGCGTGGCCCAGCGTCGGGCAGCGTGAGGAAGACGGGCGGCAGTGGACCGTGGCCAGCGGCTGCTGGACCACGCTGGCGATGTCGTCCAAGCCGGCCTGGCAGGCGCTCACGCGCGGGCTCAAGGACGTGCCGCCGGACGACGACCGCGCCTGGGACCTGCGGCCCATCGGCCAGCTCGACCACATCGGCGCACAGCTGCTGTGGGAGCACTGGCGCCACCGCTGGCCCGAGACGCTGGAAATGTCGCCGCAGCACAAGGCGGTGCTCGATCAGGTGGCCCAGTACACCGTCGCCACGCCGGCCGAACCCGCCCCTTCGCTGAACGAGCGCATCCGCGCGTTCGCCCACCACGGACCGCGCGCGATGTTCGTCCTGCGCGACCTCACCGGCCTCATCGGCCAGCTCGCGCTGGACATCGGCACGCTGATCCGCGCGCCGCACCGCGGTCCGTGGCGCGATTTCTCGGGCCATCTCTATCAGTTCGGCGCGACGGCGCTGCACATCACGGCGCTGGTCGGCCTGCTGATCGGCGTGGTGCTGGCCTACCTGATCTCGCAGCAGCTGCGCCAGTACGGCGCCGAGACCTTCGTGGTGAACATCCTCGGGCTGTCGCTGGTGCGCGAGCTCGGGCCGGTGCTGGCGGCTGTGCTGATCGCCGGGCGCTCAGGCTCGGCCATCACCGCGCAGATCGGCGTGATGCGGGTGACCGAAGAACTCGATGCCATGCGCGTGATGGGCATTCCGCACGGCTTTCGCCTCGTGATGCCGCGCGTGCTGGCACTGGCCATCGCGATGCCGCTCATCAGCCTGTGGACCTCGATGGCGGCGCTGGCGGGCGGCATGCTCGCGGCCGACGCGGCGCTCGACATCTCGCCGGCGTACTTCCTCTCGGCGCTGCCGCGCGCAGTGCCCATCTCGAACCTGTGGCTGGCCATGGCCAAGTCGGCGGTGTTCGGCGTGCTCATCGCGCTGATCGGCTGCTACTTCGGCATGAAGGTCAAGCCCAACACAGAGAGCCTGGGGCGCGGCACCACGTCGTCGGTCGTGACGTCGATCACCGCGGTGATCCTGGTGGACGCACTTTTCGCCGTGCTCTTCAAGGGCATCGGTTTCAGGGCATAG
- a CDS encoding MlaD family protein: protein MENKAHALAAGAFVLGLLAALVALVIWFTRDNTVRNVYELSTRDAVSGLQPQAMVRYRGIAVGKVTSIDFDPKVKGNVRVRITVDERVPLTTSSFATLSYQGVTGLAFIALDDKGESTVSLKPDNDDPPRIPLKPSMLAQLQDRGEAIINQVEEVTKRANQLLSDPNQKRAADALENIAAASASANTLLKTLDNTVKTGLNPALTKLPDTMASVKKAAGDVSRVANNFNTTVGRLNAPDGPVERLSDGTKALAQAVDSFNAATLPRVNRVADDTSHAVRRLGRAADSINDNPQSLLFGNGSAAAGPGEPGFSAPAAARP from the coding sequence ATGGAAAACAAGGCCCACGCCCTCGCTGCCGGCGCCTTCGTGCTCGGCCTGCTGGCCGCGCTCGTCGCGCTGGTGATCTGGTTCACGCGCGACAACACCGTGCGCAACGTCTACGAGCTGTCCACGCGCGACGCGGTCAGCGGCCTGCAGCCGCAGGCCATGGTGCGCTACCGGGGCATCGCGGTGGGCAAGGTGACCTCGATCGACTTCGACCCGAAGGTGAAGGGCAACGTGCGCGTGCGCATCACGGTCGACGAACGCGTGCCGCTCACCACCTCCAGCTTCGCCACGCTGAGCTACCAGGGTGTGACCGGCCTGGCCTTCATCGCGCTGGACGACAAGGGCGAATCCACCGTCTCGCTCAAGCCCGACAACGACGATCCGCCGCGCATCCCGCTCAAGCCCTCGATGCTGGCGCAGCTGCAGGACCGCGGCGAGGCCATCATCAACCAGGTGGAAGAGGTGACCAAGCGCGCCAACCAGCTGCTGAGCGACCCCAACCAGAAGCGCGCGGCCGATGCGCTGGAGAACATCGCGGCCGCCTCGGCCAGCGCCAACACGCTGCTCAAGACGCTCGACAACACCGTGAAGACGGGGCTGAACCCGGCGCTCACCAAACTGCCCGATACCATGGCCTCGGTCAAGAAGGCCGCCGGCGACGTCTCGCGGGTGGCCAACAACTTCAACACCACCGTGGGCCGCCTGAACGCGCCCGACGGCCCGGTCGAGCGGCTGAGCGACGGCACCAAGGCGCTGGCGCAGGCGGTCGATTCGTTCAATGCGGCCACGCTGCCGCGCGTGAACCGCGTGGCCGACGACACTTCGCACGCCGTGCGCCGGCTGGGCCGGGCGGCGGACAGCATCAACGACAACCCGCAATCGCTGCTCTTCGGCAACGGCAGCGCGGCCGCGGGTCCGGGCGAACCGGGCTTCAGCGCACCGGCCGCGGCGCGGCCCTGA
- a CDS encoding ABC transporter ATP-binding protein, which translates to MSMPVRPDTDTTVVDIRGLWTVFQSADGEQVVHRDLQLHIDRGEVLSLVGGSGTGKTVLLRQILGLEKPSRGHVEVLGQEPGELSASGAANVGMLFQHGALFSAFSVLENIAFPLRELKLLPDELIRHAALVKLQMVGLGPQHANKSPSDLSGGMIKRVALARALIMDPPLLLLDEPTAGLDPEASDSFCDLLRGLHRELGLTVVMVTHDLDTLFDLSTRIAVLADQKVIVTGAAREVIAYPHPFIHEYFLGGRGQRALEALHDRPADASETSGTQPAAQAGRAER; encoded by the coding sequence ATGAGCATGCCTGTGCGCCCGGACACCGACACCACCGTGGTGGACATCCGCGGCCTGTGGACGGTGTTCCAGAGTGCCGACGGCGAGCAGGTGGTGCACCGCGACTTGCAGCTGCACATCGACCGTGGCGAGGTGCTGTCGCTGGTGGGAGGGTCGGGCACCGGCAAGACGGTGCTGCTGCGCCAGATCCTGGGGCTGGAGAAGCCTTCGCGCGGCCACGTCGAAGTGCTGGGCCAGGAACCGGGCGAGCTCAGCGCCTCGGGCGCTGCCAACGTGGGCATGCTGTTCCAGCACGGCGCGCTGTTCTCGGCCTTCAGCGTGCTGGAGAACATCGCCTTCCCGCTGCGCGAGCTCAAGCTGCTGCCCGACGAGCTGATCCGCCACGCGGCGCTGGTGAAGCTGCAGATGGTGGGCCTCGGCCCGCAGCATGCCAACAAGAGCCCGTCGGACCTGTCGGGCGGGATGATCAAGCGCGTGGCGCTGGCGCGCGCGCTGATCATGGACCCGCCGCTGCTGCTGCTGGACGAACCCACCGCCGGCCTCGACCCCGAGGCGTCGGACAGCTTCTGCGACCTGTTGCGCGGGCTGCACCGCGAGCTGGGCCTCACGGTGGTGATGGTCACGCACGACCTGGACACGCTGTTCGACCTGAGCACCCGCATCGCGGTGCTGGCCGACCAGAAGGTGATCGTCACCGGCGCGGCGCGCGAGGTCATCGCGTACCCGCATCCCTTCATCCACGAATACTTTCTCGGCGGGCGCGGCCAGCGCGCCCTGGAGGCGCTGCACGACAGGCCCGCCGATGCATCCGAAACATCCGGGACGCAGCCCGCCGCGCAGGCGGGCCGCGCTGAAAGGTAG
- a CDS encoding IclR family transcriptional regulator, translating into MAASDTDRAQRGIQSIEVGGQLLRALVHHGRPMALKDLAREADMTAAKAHPYMVSFGRLGLIEQDRASGHYLLGPLALQLGLISLQQADPVHIATPLIAQLAQQTGHTVALAMWGARGATIVRTAESPSPVHVNMRHGTVFSLTHTASGRLFATYLDAAVVRELLEEERRRQKPPQEGEPAPPAGMPRVQPLPSWSDFECQLQEVRAHGISRSDGEVIEGVSAMAAPVFDHTGAIVLAVTAIGPAGIFNTAWDGDIARALKACADTVSQRLGAPASAITPAASSSRPER; encoded by the coding sequence ATGGCAGCCAGTGACACCGACCGCGCCCAGCGCGGCATCCAGAGCATCGAGGTCGGTGGCCAGCTGCTGCGCGCGCTGGTGCACCATGGCCGGCCGATGGCGCTGAAGGACTTGGCGAGGGAGGCCGACATGACGGCCGCCAAGGCGCATCCGTACATGGTCAGCTTCGGGCGCCTGGGCCTCATCGAGCAGGACCGCGCCAGCGGCCACTATCTGCTCGGCCCGCTCGCCTTGCAACTGGGCCTCATCAGCCTGCAGCAAGCCGATCCGGTGCACATCGCCACCCCGCTGATCGCCCAGCTCGCCCAGCAGACCGGCCACACCGTGGCGCTGGCCATGTGGGGCGCGCGCGGCGCCACCATCGTGCGCACGGCCGAGTCGCCGTCGCCGGTGCACGTGAACATGCGCCACGGCACGGTGTTCTCGCTGACCCATACCGCCTCGGGCCGCCTCTTCGCCACCTACCTCGACGCCGCGGTGGTGCGCGAACTGCTCGAGGAAGAGCGCCGGCGCCAGAAGCCGCCGCAGGAAGGCGAGCCGGCGCCGCCCGCCGGCATGCCGCGCGTGCAGCCGCTGCCCTCGTGGAGCGACTTCGAGTGCCAGCTGCAGGAAGTGCGCGCGCACGGCATCAGCCGCTCCGACGGCGAGGTCATCGAAGGCGTCAGCGCCATGGCCGCGCCCGTCTTCGACCACACTGGCGCCATCGTGCTGGCCGTGACCGCCATCGGGCCGGCCGGCATCTTCAATACCGCGTGGGACGGCGACATCGCCCGTGCGCTCAAGGCCTGTGCCGACACCGTCTCGCAACGCCTGGGCGCACCGGCCTCCGCCATTACGCCCGCGGCGAGTTCCTCCAGACCCGAGCGATGA
- a CDS encoding FAD-dependent oxidoreductase has product MIDYQSLRFDYRRHADQNASPPARHPVVIVGAGPVGLTLAIDLALRQVPVVLLDNDNTLSSGSRAICFAKRTLEVFDRLGCGDRMVDKGVSWNVGKVFFHDEQVYRFDLLPEPGHERPAFINLQQYYVEGYLVERAASLPLIDLRWNHKVTGIEQREDGAVLTVETPDGSHRLQAGYVSACDGSRSNLRQLLGQEAKGRVFRDRFLIADITMDAHLPTERRFWFDPSFHPGQSVLLHKQADGMWRIDFQLGWDADPVEERKPENITPRVRALLDSIGFEGVQFQIGWASVYTFACQRMERFRHGRVLFAGDSAHGVSPFGARGANSGVQDADNLAWKLAAVVQGDAPDALLDTYASEREYAADENIRNSTRATDFITPKSEVSRLFRDAVLELTKRHAFARTLVNSGRLSVATVLRDSPLNTPDADTFAGAMVPGAAAADAPVARPDGSTGWLLRECHAGRFTALVFGNGNAADGSLQVLKDSGMAMHIVRVEGGGTEADLATQRYDAQPGTVYLLRPDQHVCARWRKPTAANIRAAVDRALAKA; this is encoded by the coding sequence GTGATCGACTACCAAAGCCTGCGCTTCGATTACAGACGCCACGCCGACCAGAACGCGTCCCCGCCCGCCCGCCACCCCGTGGTGATCGTCGGCGCCGGCCCCGTGGGCCTCACGCTGGCCATCGACCTCGCGCTGCGGCAGGTGCCCGTGGTGCTGCTGGACAACGACAACACCCTCTCGAGCGGCTCGCGCGCGATCTGCTTCGCGAAGCGCACGCTCGAGGTGTTCGATCGCCTCGGCTGCGGCGACCGCATGGTCGACAAGGGCGTGTCGTGGAACGTAGGCAAGGTGTTCTTCCACGACGAGCAGGTCTACCGCTTCGACCTGCTGCCCGAGCCCGGCCACGAGCGCCCGGCCTTCATCAACCTGCAGCAGTACTACGTGGAGGGCTACCTGGTCGAGCGCGCCGCATCGCTGCCGCTGATCGACCTGCGCTGGAACCACAAGGTGACCGGCATCGAGCAGCGCGAGGACGGCGCCGTGCTGACCGTGGAAACGCCCGACGGCAGCCACCGGCTGCAGGCCGGCTACGTGTCCGCCTGCGATGGCTCGCGCTCCAACCTGCGCCAGCTGCTGGGCCAGGAGGCCAAGGGGCGCGTGTTCCGCGACCGCTTCCTGATCGCCGACATCACGATGGACGCGCACCTGCCCACCGAGCGCCGCTTCTGGTTCGACCCCTCGTTCCATCCGGGCCAGAGCGTGCTGCTGCACAAGCAGGCCGACGGCATGTGGCGCATCGACTTCCAGCTCGGCTGGGACGCCGACCCGGTCGAAGAGCGCAAGCCCGAGAACATCACGCCGCGCGTGCGTGCGCTGCTCGACAGCATCGGCTTCGAGGGCGTGCAGTTCCAGATCGGCTGGGCCAGCGTCTACACCTTCGCCTGCCAGCGCATGGAGCGCTTCCGCCACGGGCGCGTGCTGTTCGCGGGCGACTCCGCGCATGGCGTGTCGCCTTTCGGCGCGCGCGGCGCCAATTCGGGCGTGCAGGACGCGGACAACCTCGCCTGGAAGCTCGCGGCCGTGGTGCAGGGCGACGCGCCCGACGCGCTGCTCGACACCTATGCCAGCGAGCGCGAATACGCGGCCGACGAGAACATCCGCAACTCCACCCGCGCCACCGACTTCATCACGCCCAAGAGCGAAGTGAGCCGGCTGTTCCGCGACGCGGTGCTGGAACTCACCAAACGCCACGCCTTCGCACGCACGCTGGTCAACAGCGGCCGCCTGTCGGTGGCCACGGTGCTGCGCGATTCGCCGCTGAACACGCCCGACGCCGACACCTTCGCCGGCGCGATGGTGCCCGGCGCCGCAGCGGCCGACGCGCCCGTCGCGCGGCCCGACGGCAGCACCGGATGGCTGCTGCGCGAGTGCCATGCCGGACGCTTCACCGCGCTGGTGTTCGGCAACGGCAACGCGGCAGATGGCAGCCTGCAGGTGCTGAAGGACAGCGGCATGGCAATGCACATCGTGCGCGTGGAAGGCGGCGGCACCGAGGCCGACCTCGCCACGCAGCGCTACGACGCGCAGCCCGGCACCGTGTACCTGCTGCGGCCCGACCAGCACGTGTGCGCGCGCTGGCGCAAGCCCACGGCGGCGAACATCCGCGCGGCGGTCGACCGCGCACTGGCCAAGGCATGA